A genomic stretch from Pseudomonas sp. MUP55 includes:
- a CDS encoding Hsp70 family protein encodes MKNPSPARACGIDFGTSNSTVGWIRPGEETLIALEDDKITLPSVVFFNFEERRPVYGRLALHEYLENYEGRLMRSLKSLLGSKLIKHDTSVLGTAMPFTDLLALFIGQLKSRAEATAGREFEEVVLGRPVFFVDDDPMADQEAENTLVDVARKIGFKDISFQYEPIAAAFDYESTIEKEELVLIVDIGGGTSDFSLVRLSPDRRHNDNRQSDILATGGVHIGGTDFDKQLSLQGMMPLFGYGSRMKSGAYMPTSHHMNLATWHTINSVYSQKSQLALGSMRYDIEDTGGIDRLFKLIEQRAGHWLAMEVEETKIQLTHEDSRLVLLDRVEPGLSVELSRTLFESAIDGLLERVRGSVTQLLNDASVGVAQVDTVFFTGGSSGIPALRHSISAMLPNARHVEGNIFGSIGSGLAIEASKRYGS; translated from the coding sequence ATGAAAAACCCATCCCCAGCCCGTGCCTGCGGCATCGACTTCGGCACGTCCAACTCCACCGTCGGCTGGATCCGCCCCGGCGAGGAGACGCTTATCGCGCTGGAGGACGACAAGATCACCCTGCCGTCGGTGGTTTTCTTCAACTTCGAGGAACGCCGCCCGGTGTACGGCCGCCTGGCGCTGCACGAATACCTGGAAAACTACGAAGGCCGCTTGATGCGCTCGCTCAAGAGTCTGTTGGGCTCCAAGCTGATCAAGCACGACACCAGCGTGCTCGGCACCGCAATGCCGTTCACCGACCTGCTGGCGCTGTTCATCGGCCAGCTCAAGAGCCGTGCCGAAGCCACCGCTGGCCGCGAGTTCGAAGAAGTGGTGCTGGGGCGCCCGGTGTTTTTTGTCGATGACGACCCGATGGCCGACCAGGAAGCGGAAAACACCCTGGTCGATGTGGCCCGCAAGATCGGCTTCAAGGACATCTCGTTCCAGTACGAGCCGATTGCCGCCGCGTTCGACTACGAGTCGACCATCGAGAAGGAAGAGCTGGTGCTGATCGTCGACATCGGCGGCGGTACGTCCGACTTCTCCCTGGTACGCCTGTCGCCGGATCGCCGCCACAACGACAACCGCCAGAGCGACATCCTCGCCACCGGCGGCGTGCACATCGGCGGTACCGACTTCGACAAACAGCTCAGCCTGCAAGGCATGATGCCGCTGTTCGGCTACGGCAGTCGCATGAAAAGCGGCGCCTACATGCCCACCAGTCACCACATGAACCTGGCCACCTGGCACACCATCAACTCGGTGTACTCGCAAAAATCCCAGCTGGCCCTGGGCAGCATGCGCTATGACATCGAAGACACCGGCGGCATCGACCGCCTGTTCAAACTGATCGAACAGCGTGCCGGGCACTGGCTGGCGATGGAAGTCGAAGAAACCAAGATCCAGCTGACCCACGAAGACAGCCGCCTGGTGCTGCTGGACCGGGTGGAGCCTGGATTGAGCGTGGAATTGAGCCGCACGCTGTTTGAGTCAGCCATCGACGGGCTGCTGGAACGGGTACGCGGCAGCGTGACCCAGTTGCTCAATGACGCATCGGTGGGCGTGGCCCAGGTGGACACGGTGTTCTTCACCGGCGGTTCCAGCGGCATCCCCGCGCTGCGTCACAGCATCTCGGCGATGCTGCCGAACGCGCGGCATGTGGAAGGCAATATCTTCGGCAGTATCGGCAGCGGGTTGGCGATTGAGGCGAGCAAACGTTACGGCTCCTGA
- a CDS encoding DnaJ C-terminal domain-containing protein produces the protein MDFKDYYKILGVEPSADDKEIKAAYRKLARKYHPDVSKEKDAEAKFKDASEAYEALKSADKRAEYDELRKYGQHGQPFQGPPGWQSRGGFGGGAGTEDFSDFFSSIFGSRSDGFGGGQRRPAGRKGQDVEMQLSVSLEETLSTESKQISFQVPQYDASGRHVSNTTKNLNVKIPAGVADGERIRLKGQGAPGIGGGANGDLYLMIKFAPHARFEVDGENLIINLPLAPWELALGAEVTVPTLTGKINLKVPAGSQNGQRLRAKGHGLLNKAGQRGYLFVQLKAVMPKQADDETIALWQALAKKANFNPRENF, from the coding sequence ATGGATTTCAAAGACTACTACAAGATTCTGGGTGTCGAGCCGAGCGCCGACGACAAGGAAATCAAAGCCGCCTATCGCAAGCTCGCGCGTAAATATCACCCGGACGTGAGCAAGGAAAAAGACGCCGAAGCCAAGTTCAAGGACGCGTCCGAAGCCTATGAAGCGCTCAAGAGTGCCGACAAGCGTGCCGAGTACGACGAGCTGCGCAAGTATGGCCAGCATGGCCAGCCATTCCAGGGGCCACCGGGGTGGCAGAGCCGTGGCGGCTTTGGCGGTGGTGCGGGCACTGAGGATTTCTCGGACTTCTTCAGCTCCATCTTCGGCTCGCGCAGCGACGGATTCGGCGGCGGCCAGCGTCGCCCCGCCGGGCGCAAGGGCCAGGACGTGGAGATGCAGTTGTCGGTGTCCCTTGAGGAGACGCTGTCCACGGAGTCCAAGCAGATCAGCTTCCAGGTGCCTCAATACGACGCCTCGGGCCGGCATGTCAGCAACACCACCAAGAACCTGAACGTGAAGATCCCGGCCGGTGTGGCCGACGGTGAGCGCATTCGCCTCAAGGGCCAGGGCGCACCCGGCATTGGCGGGGGGGCCAACGGTGATCTGTACTTGATGATCAAGTTTGCGCCCCATGCCAGGTTCGAGGTGGATGGCGAAAACCTGATCATCAACCTGCCGCTCGCGCCGTGGGAATTGGCGCTGGGCGCGGAAGTCACGGTGCCTACGCTGACCGGCAAGATCAACCTCAAGGTGCCGGCCGGCAGCCAGAACGGCCAGCGCTTGCGCGCCAAGGGCCACGGGTTGCTCAACAAGGCTGGCCAGCGTGGCTACTTGTTCGTGCAACTCAAGGCAGTCATGCCCAAACAGGCCGACGACGAGACCATCGCGTTGTGGCAGGCATTGGCGAAAAAGGCCAACTTCAACCCTCGCGAAAACTTCTAA
- the ureC gene encoding urease subunit alpha: protein MKITRQAYADMYGPTVGDKVRLADTELFVEVEKDFTVYGEEVKFGGGKVIRDGQGQSQLLAHEVVDTLITNALIIDHWGIVKADVGLKNGRIHAIGKAGNPDIQPGVTMAIGASTEVIAGEGMILTAGGIDSHVHFICPQQIEEALTSGVTTMIGGGTGPATGTNATTCTSGPWHLARMLQATDSFPMNIGFTGKGNASLPQPLVEQVKAGAIGLKLHEDWGTTPASIDNCLSVADEYDVQVAIHSDTLNESGFVETTLAALKGRTIHTYHTEGAGGGHAPDIIKACGFPNVLPSSTNPTRPFTRNTIDEHLDMLMVCHHLDPSIAEDVAFAESRIRRETIAAEDILHDLGAFSMISSDSQAMGRVGEVITRTWQTADKMKKQRGPLPGDGAGNDNFRAKRYIAKYTINPAITHGISHIVGSIEVGKWADLVLWRPAFFGIKPTLILKGGAIASSLMGDANASIPTPQPVHYRPMFASFGSSLHATSLTFISQAAQDAGLPEALGLKKQIAVVKGCRDVQKTDLIHNDYLPDIEVDPQTYQVKADGVLLWCEPADVLPMAQRYFLF from the coding sequence ATGAAAATCACCCGCCAAGCCTACGCCGACATGTACGGCCCCACCGTTGGCGACAAGGTGCGCCTGGCCGACACCGAGCTGTTCGTCGAAGTCGAAAAGGACTTCACCGTCTATGGCGAAGAAGTCAAATTCGGTGGCGGCAAGGTGATCCGTGACGGCCAGGGCCAGAGCCAGTTGCTCGCCCATGAAGTGGTCGACACCCTGATCACCAACGCGCTGATCATCGACCACTGGGGCATCGTCAAGGCCGATGTCGGCCTGAAGAACGGCCGCATCCACGCCATCGGCAAAGCCGGCAACCCCGACATCCAGCCCGGCGTGACCATGGCCATCGGCGCCAGCACCGAAGTGATCGCCGGTGAAGGCATGATCCTCACCGCCGGCGGCATCGACTCCCATGTGCATTTCATCTGCCCGCAGCAGATCGAGGAGGCGCTGACCAGCGGCGTCACCACCATGATTGGCGGCGGCACCGGCCCGGCCACCGGCACCAACGCCACCACCTGCACGTCAGGCCCGTGGCACCTGGCGCGCATGCTGCAGGCCACCGATTCGTTCCCGATGAACATTGGCTTTACCGGCAAGGGCAACGCCAGCTTGCCGCAGCCGTTGGTGGAGCAGGTCAAGGCCGGCGCCATCGGTTTGAAGCTGCACGAAGACTGGGGCACCACGCCCGCCAGCATCGATAACTGCCTGAGCGTCGCCGACGAATACGACGTGCAGGTGGCGATCCACAGCGACACCCTCAACGAATCCGGCTTCGTCGAAACCACCCTCGCCGCGCTCAAGGGCCGCACCATTCACACCTACCACACCGAAGGCGCCGGTGGCGGCCATGCACCGGACATCATCAAGGCCTGCGGTTTTCCTAACGTGCTGCCCAGCTCCACCAACCCGACGCGGCCCTTCACCCGCAATACCATCGACGAACACCTGGACATGCTGATGGTCTGCCATCACCTGGACCCGAGCATTGCCGAAGACGTGGCCTTCGCCGAAAGCCGCATTCGCCGCGAAACCATCGCCGCCGAAGACATCCTCCACGACCTCGGCGCGTTCTCGATGATCAGCTCCGACAGCCAGGCCATGGGCCGCGTCGGCGAGGTGATCACGCGCACCTGGCAGACCGCCGACAAGATGAAAAAACAGCGCGGCCCGCTGCCGGGTGACGGCGCGGGCAACGATAACTTCCGCGCCAAGCGCTATATCGCCAAGTACACCATCAACCCGGCGATCACCCATGGCATCAGCCACATCGTCGGTTCCATCGAAGTCGGCAAATGGGCGGATCTTGTGTTGTGGCGCCCGGCGTTCTTCGGGATCAAGCCGACGCTGATCCTCAAAGGTGGGGCGATTGCTTCAAGCCTGATGGGGGATGCCAACGCCTCGATCCCGACGCCGCAGCCGGTGCACTACCGACCGATGTTCGCCAGCTTCGGCAGCTCGCTGCATGCCACCAGCCTGACCTTTATCAGCCAGGCGGCGCAGGACGCCGGCCTGCCCGAGGCGCTGGGTTTGAAAAAGCAGATTGCCGTGGTCAAGGGGTGCCGTGATGTGCAGAAAACCGACCTGATCCACAACGACTACCTGCCGGATATCGAGGTGGACCCGCAGACGTATCAGGTCAAGGCTGACGGCGTGTTGCTATGGTGCGAACCAGCGGATGTGCTGCCAATGGCACAGCGATATTTCCTGTTCTGA
- a CDS encoding urease subunit beta, whose product MIPGQYQIQPGEIELNVGRRTLSLSVANSGDRPIQVGSHYHFFETNDALEFDRAASRGMRLNIPAGTAVRFEPGQSREVELVDLGGGRRVFGFAGRVMGDL is encoded by the coding sequence ATGATTCCTGGCCAATATCAGATCCAGCCTGGCGAGATCGAACTGAATGTGGGCCGCCGTACCCTCAGCCTGAGCGTGGCCAACAGCGGCGACCGGCCGATCCAGGTGGGCTCGCACTATCACTTTTTCGAGACCAACGACGCACTGGAGTTTGATCGCGCGGCCAGCCGTGGCATGCGTTTGAATATTCCGGCGGGCACGGCGGTGCGGTTCGAGCCGGGGCAGAGTCGGGAGGTCGAGCTGGTGGATTTGGGCGGTGGAAGGCGGGTATTCGGATTTGCCGGGCGGGTCATGGGCGACCTTTAG
- a CDS encoding GNAT family N-acetyltransferase, with product MSAAQLRRVNAESFAHYRLGLIELLLDAVRHGASVGFMADFDEVQARAYLTGVQAGIEEASLLLWVVVRDEQVVASVQLALCQKANGLNRAEVQKLLVHSSARRHGLGQQLMNALELAARQHKRGLLYLDTEAGSDAEAFYQSLRYTKVGELPDYCQSPDGRYSPTAIYFKTLGQPA from the coding sequence ATGAGCGCTGCGCAACTGCGTCGAGTCAATGCTGAAAGCTTTGCCCATTACCGCCTCGGCTTGATCGAGCTGCTGCTGGACGCGGTCCGGCATGGCGCCTCGGTCGGCTTCATGGCCGACTTCGATGAGGTGCAGGCGCGCGCGTATTTGACCGGCGTGCAAGCCGGCATCGAAGAGGCCAGCCTGCTGCTGTGGGTGGTGGTGCGCGATGAACAGGTGGTCGCCAGCGTGCAGTTGGCGCTGTGCCAGAAAGCCAACGGCCTGAACCGCGCCGAGGTGCAAAAACTGTTGGTGCACAGCAGTGCGCGGCGCCACGGCCTGGGCCAGCAATTGATGAATGCCCTGGAGCTCGCCGCGCGCCAGCACAAGCGCGGCTTGCTGTACCTGGACACCGAAGCCGGCTCCGACGCCGAGGCCTTCTACCAATCGCTGCGCTACACCAAGGTCGGCGAATTGCCCGACTACTGCCAAAGCCCGGACGGGCGCTACAGCCCGACCGCTATCTACTTCAAGACCTTGGGGCAACCTGCATGA
- a CDS encoding N-acetyltransferase family protein → MIRDATEHDLPAIRDIYNDAVLNTTAIWNEQPVDLANRQAWFSARQAQGYPVLVAVENAEVTGYASFGDWRPFEGFRYSVEHSVYVRNDQRGKGLGPRLMAALIERARSGDKHVMVAAIESGNLASIRLHERLGFITTGQMPQVGIKFGRWLDLTFMQLALNPGAEPPKE, encoded by the coding sequence ATGATTCGTGATGCAACCGAACACGACCTGCCGGCGATCCGCGACATCTACAACGATGCCGTCCTGAACACCACCGCGATCTGGAACGAACAGCCGGTGGACCTGGCGAACCGCCAGGCCTGGTTCAGTGCACGCCAGGCGCAGGGCTATCCAGTCCTGGTGGCCGTGGAAAACGCTGAGGTCACCGGCTACGCCTCGTTCGGCGACTGGCGGCCCTTCGAAGGTTTCCGCTACAGCGTTGAACACTCGGTGTACGTGCGCAACGACCAGCGCGGCAAGGGCCTCGGCCCGCGCTTGATGGCGGCCCTGATCGAACGCGCGCGCAGCGGCGACAAGCATGTGATGGTCGCGGCTATCGAAAGCGGCAATCTTGCCTCGATCCGCCTGCACGAACGCCTGGGTTTCATCACCACCGGGCAGATGCCGCAAGTGGGTATCAAGTTCGGCCGCTGGCTCGACCTGACCTTCATGCAACTGGCCTTGAATCCGGGCGCCGAACCGCCCAAGGAGTGA
- the ureA gene encoding urease subunit gamma has protein sequence MDLTPREKDKLLIFTAGLVAERRLARGVKLNYPETIAYISAALMEGARDGRTVADLMHYGTTLLNREQVMEGIPEMIPDIQVEATFPDGTKLVTVHQPIA, from the coding sequence ATGGACCTGACCCCACGGGAAAAAGACAAACTGCTGATCTTCACCGCAGGCCTGGTGGCTGAACGCCGCCTGGCGCGGGGTGTGAAGCTCAACTACCCGGAGACCATCGCCTATATTTCCGCCGCGCTGATGGAAGGCGCCCGCGATGGTCGTACCGTGGCTGACCTGATGCACTACGGCACCACCCTGCTCAACCGTGAACAAGTGATGGAAGGCATCCCGGAAATGATCCCGGATATCCAGGTGGAAGCCACCTTCCCGGACGGCACCAAGCTGGTCACCGTCCACCAGCCCATCGCTTGA
- a CDS encoding urease accessory protein UreD: MNLPVTPALFTPSWHAKLELGYARFGDTTRPVLRRHLGPLRVQKHLYAEGPEVCQHIIVHPPGGIAGGDRLDISAQVAEGAWAQLTSPGAAKWYRASGPAFQQLELTVQAGATLEWLPQETIVFSAAQAELTTRIELHGDARLFYWDVVALGRPASDERFDLGHFQSRLDIRRDGQLLWHERQRIVGGDGLLDSPIGLDGQPVFATLLATGEIDAQLLERCRSLPHAVRGDLTQLPGLLVARCLASEALQARGWLIDLWKLLRPAVLEREAVTPRIWNT; encoded by the coding sequence ATGAACCTGCCCGTTACCCCTGCCCTGTTCACCCCCAGCTGGCACGCCAAGCTGGAACTCGGCTACGCGCGTTTCGGTGATACCACACGCCCGGTGCTGCGCCGCCACCTCGGCCCGCTGCGCGTGCAAAAACACCTGTACGCCGAAGGCCCCGAGGTGTGCCAGCACATCATCGTGCACCCGCCCGGCGGCATTGCCGGCGGCGATCGCCTCGACATCAGCGCGCAGGTAGCCGAGGGTGCCTGGGCCCAATTGACCAGCCCCGGCGCGGCCAAGTGGTACCGCGCCAGCGGCCCTGCCTTCCAGCAGCTTGAACTGACCGTGCAAGCCGGTGCGACGCTGGAGTGGCTGCCCCAGGAAACCATTGTGTTCAGCGCCGCCCAGGCCGAACTGACCACCCGCATCGAACTGCACGGCGACGCGCGGTTGTTCTACTGGGACGTGGTCGCCCTCGGGCGCCCGGCCAGTGACGAGCGCTTCGACCTCGGCCACTTTCAATCCCGACTGGATATCCGTCGCGACGGCCAGTTGCTCTGGCACGAACGCCAGCGCATTGTGGGCGGCGATGGGCTGCTGGATTCGCCCATCGGGCTGGATGGACAACCGGTGTTTGCCACTTTGCTGGCGACCGGTGAAATTGATGCTCAACTGCTGGAACGCTGTCGCTCACTGCCCCACGCGGTGCGCGGTGACTTGACCCAACTGCCCGGTTTGCTCGTCGCACGCTGCCTGGCCAGTGAAGCGCTGCAGGCGCGGGGGTGGTTGATTGATTTATGGAAATTGCTCCGCCCGGCAGTCCTTGAGCGCGAAGCGGTCACACCGAGAATCTGGAACACATGA
- the urtE gene encoding urea ABC transporter ATP-binding subunit UrtE, producing MLQVQHLHQYYGGSHILRGLSFDVKIGEVTCLLGRNGVGKTTLLKCLMGLLPAKEGAVNWEGKPITGFKPHQRVHAGIAYVPQGREIFGRLTVEENLLMGLSRFPGSEAKEVPAFIYELFPVLLQMKHRRGGDLSGGQQQQLAIGRALASRPRLLILDEPTEGIQPSVIKEIGAVIKKLAARGDMAILLVEQFYDFAAELADQYLVMSRGEIVQQGRGENMESEGVRGLVTI from the coding sequence ATGCTACAAGTCCAACACCTTCACCAATATTACGGCGGTAGCCACATCCTGCGCGGGCTGTCGTTTGACGTGAAGATCGGCGAAGTCACCTGCCTGCTCGGGCGTAACGGCGTGGGCAAGACCACCCTGCTCAAGTGCCTGATGGGCCTGCTGCCGGCCAAGGAAGGCGCGGTGAATTGGGAGGGCAAGCCGATCACCGGCTTCAAGCCGCACCAGCGCGTGCATGCAGGCATCGCCTACGTGCCCCAGGGCCGGGAAATTTTCGGACGGCTGACGGTGGAAGAAAACCTGCTGATGGGCCTTTCGCGTTTCCCAGGCTCCGAAGCCAAGGAAGTGCCCGCCTTTATCTACGAACTGTTTCCGGTGCTGCTGCAGATGAAACACCGGCGCGGCGGCGATTTGTCCGGCGGCCAGCAGCAACAGTTGGCCATCGGCCGCGCCCTGGCGAGCCGCCCGCGACTGTTGATTCTCGATGAACCCACCGAAGGCATCCAGCCGTCGGTGATCAAGGAAATCGGCGCTGTGATCAAGAAACTCGCGGCACGCGGCGATATGGCAATCCTGCTGGTGGAGCAGTTCTACGACTTCGCCGCGGAACTGGCCGACCAGTACCTGGTGATGTCCCGGGGCGAAATCGTGCAGCAGGGCCGAGGCGAAAATATGGAAAGCGAAGGTGTGCGCGGCCTGGTAACCATCTAA
- the urtD gene encoding urea ABC transporter ATP-binding protein UrtD — MRNVMLEPVFDAGSGREAIGIGQAAGKGLNTRHGTILTLEDISVSFDGFKALNDLNLYIGVGELRCIIGPNGAGKTTLMDVITGKTRPSHGKAWFGETLDLTGMSEVQIAQAGIGRKFQKPTVFEALSVFENLELAQKTDKSVWASLRARLSGEQKDRIDEVLNTIRLSASVQRPAGLLSHGQKQFLEIGMLLMQDPQLLLLDEPVAGMTDAETEFTAELFKGLAGKHSLMVVEHDMGFVGSIADHVTVLHQGSVLAEGSLEQVQADERVIEVYLGR, encoded by the coding sequence ATGAGGAACGTCATGCTTGAACCTGTTTTCGACGCGGGCAGCGGTCGCGAGGCCATCGGTATCGGCCAGGCCGCGGGCAAAGGCCTGAACACTCGCCACGGCACCATTCTGACCCTGGAGGACATCAGCGTCAGCTTCGATGGTTTCAAGGCGTTGAACGACCTCAACCTCTACATCGGCGTTGGCGAACTGCGCTGCATCATCGGCCCCAATGGCGCGGGCAAGACCACCTTGATGGACGTGATCACCGGCAAGACCCGGCCCAGCCATGGCAAGGCCTGGTTCGGCGAGACGCTGGACTTGACCGGCATGAGCGAAGTGCAGATCGCCCAGGCCGGCATTGGCCGCAAGTTCCAGAAACCCACGGTGTTCGAAGCCCTCAGCGTGTTCGAAAACCTTGAGCTGGCGCAGAAAACCGACAAGTCCGTATGGGCCAGCCTGCGGGCGCGCTTGAGCGGCGAGCAGAAAGACCGCATCGACGAGGTGCTGAACACCATCCGCCTCAGCGCCTCGGTACAGCGCCCGGCCGGGTTGCTGTCCCACGGCCAGAAGCAGTTTCTGGAAATCGGCATGCTGTTGATGCAGGACCCACAACTGTTGCTGCTGGACGAACCGGTGGCCGGCATGACCGACGCCGAAACCGAATTCACCGCCGAACTGTTCAAGGGCCTGGCGGGCAAGCATTCGCTGATGGTGGTGGAGCATGACATGGGCTTTGTCGGCTCGATTGCCGACCACGTCACCGTGTTGCATCAAGGCAGCGTGCTGGCGGAAGGGTCGCTGGAGCAGGTGCAGGCCGATGAGCGCGTTATAGAAGTGTATTTAGGACGGTGA
- the urtC gene encoding urea ABC transporter permease subunit UrtC, with protein MNQPLMLTATQKAGPKVTIAVGALLLVVLLALPLLSLLPAENVFHISAYTLTLVGKILCYAIVALALDLVWGYAGMLSLGHGLFFALGGYAMGMYLMRQASGDALPAFMTFLSWTELPWYWAGTQHFWWALCLVVLAPGLLALVFGFFAFRSRIKGVYFSIMTQALTFAGMLLFFRNETGFGGNNGFTNFRSILGFGITEPGTRAVLFVATVLLLVASLYIGWRLARSKFGRVLTALRDAENRLMFCGYDPRGFKLFVWVLSAVLCGLAGALYVPQVGIINPSEMSPTNSIEAAVWVALGGRGTLIGPLLGAGVVNGMKSWFTVAFPEYWLFFLGALFIIVTLYLPKGVIGLLKK; from the coding sequence ATGAACCAGCCATTGATGCTTACGGCCACGCAGAAAGCCGGCCCCAAGGTGACGATTGCCGTCGGCGCGCTCCTGCTTGTGGTGCTGCTGGCGCTGCCGTTGCTGTCGCTGTTGCCGGCGGAAAATGTGTTTCACATATCGGCCTATACCTTGACACTGGTCGGCAAGATCCTCTGCTATGCCATTGTCGCCCTGGCGCTCGACCTGGTGTGGGGCTACGCCGGGATGCTGTCCCTGGGCCACGGGCTGTTCTTCGCCCTGGGCGGTTACGCGATGGGCATGTACCTGATGCGCCAGGCCTCCGGCGATGCGTTGCCGGCGTTCATGACGTTCCTGTCGTGGACCGAATTGCCCTGGTACTGGGCGGGCACCCAACACTTCTGGTGGGCGCTGTGCCTGGTGGTGCTGGCGCCGGGGCTGCTGGCCCTGGTGTTCGGTTTCTTCGCCTTCCGCTCGCGGATCAAAGGCGTGTATTTCTCGATCATGACCCAGGCCCTGACTTTCGCCGGCATGCTGCTGTTCTTTCGCAACGAGACCGGGTTTGGCGGCAATAACGGCTTCACCAACTTTCGCAGCATCCTGGGCTTTGGCATCACCGAGCCGGGCACCCGGGCGGTGCTGTTCGTGGCCACGGTGCTGTTGCTGGTGGCGAGCCTGTACATCGGCTGGCGCCTGGCCCGCAGCAAATTCGGGCGTGTGCTCACCGCCCTGCGGGATGCGGAAAACCGCCTGATGTTCTGCGGCTACGACCCGCGTGGCTTCAAGCTGTTCGTGTGGGTGTTGAGCGCGGTGCTGTGCGGCTTGGCGGGGGCGTTGTATGTGCCGCAGGTGGGCATCATCAACCCCAGCGAAATGTCCCCGACCAACTCCATCGAAGCCGCCGTCTGGGTGGCCCTGGGCGGGCGTGGCACCTTGATCGGCCCGTTGCTCGGCGCCGGGGTGGTCAATGGCATGAAGAGCTGGTTCACCGTGGCCTTCCCGGAATACTGGCTGTTCTTCCTCGGGGCGCTGTTCATCATCGTCACCCTGTACCTGCCCAAGGGCGTTATCGGGCTGCTTAAGAAATGA
- the urtB gene encoding urea ABC transporter permease subunit UrtB, with translation MPTALHRFILTALLLLPLGAHASDAEDFINANPAQQAKLLQDWAGQPDPARIELVDALQQGQLTLNGETKTLRLNNRLRGLIDNVQASQQLLAADPKVRLDAARTLQKTAVPAQLKFLDQQVAAETDEDVHSALSLALANLQLVDTDPVVRLAAVRLLGNTGDPLARTRLETLLAPGVEPDATVHTAAETSLAQVKRKLMVGEILGQAFSGMSLGSILLLAALGLAITFGLLGVINMAHGEMLMLGAYSTYMVQMLMQRYVPQAIEFYPLIALPVAFFVTAAIGMALERTVIRHLYGRPLETLLATWGISLMLIQLVRLVFGAQNVEVSNPAWLSGGIQVLPNLVLPYNRIVIIAFALFVVVLTWLLLNKTRLGLNVRAVTQNRNMAACCGVPTGRVDMLAFGLGSGIAGLGGVALSQIGNVGPDLGQSYIIDSFLVVVLGGVGQLAGSVTAAFGLGIANKILEPQIGAVLGKILILALIILFIQKRPQGLFALKGRVID, from the coding sequence ATGCCCACTGCCCTGCACCGTTTCATCCTTACAGCCCTGCTATTGCTGCCTTTGGGCGCACACGCCAGCGATGCCGAAGACTTCATCAACGCCAACCCGGCGCAGCAAGCCAAGCTCCTCCAGGACTGGGCCGGCCAGCCAGATCCTGCGCGTATCGAACTAGTGGACGCGCTGCAACAAGGCCAGCTCACGCTCAACGGCGAAACCAAGACCCTGCGCCTGAACAACCGTCTGCGCGGTCTGATCGACAATGTGCAGGCCAGCCAGCAGTTGCTCGCGGCTGACCCCAAGGTGCGCCTTGATGCCGCGCGCACCCTGCAAAAAACGGCAGTGCCGGCCCAACTGAAATTCCTCGACCAGCAGGTCGCCGCCGAGACCGACGAGGATGTGCACAGCGCCCTCAGCCTGGCCCTGGCCAATCTGCAACTGGTCGATACCGACCCGGTGGTGCGCCTCGCCGCCGTGCGCCTGCTCGGCAACACCGGCGACCCGCTGGCCCGCACCCGCCTGGAAACCTTGCTTGCGCCCGGCGTCGAACCCGATGCCACCGTGCACACCGCCGCCGAAACCAGCCTGGCCCAGGTCAAACGCAAGTTGATGGTCGGCGAAATACTCGGCCAGGCGTTCAGTGGCATGTCGCTGGGTTCGATTCTATTACTCGCTGCCCTGGGCCTGGCCATCACCTTCGGCCTGCTGGGCGTGATCAATATGGCCCATGGCGAGATGCTGATGCTCGGCGCTTACTCCACCTACATGGTGCAAATGCTGATGCAGCGCTACGTGCCTCAGGCGATTGAGTTCTACCCGCTGATCGCGCTGCCGGTGGCGTTCTTTGTCACGGCCGCCATCGGCATGGCGCTGGAGCGTACGGTGATTCGTCACCTGTATGGCCGCCCGCTGGAAACCCTGCTTGCCACCTGGGGCATCAGCCTGATGCTGATCCAGCTGGTGCGGTTGGTGTTTGGTGCGCAGAACGTCGAAGTGTCCAACCCCGCCTGGCTCTCCGGGGGCATTCAGGTATTGCCTAACCTGGTGCTGCCGTACAACCGCATCGTGATCATCGCCTTTGCGCTGTTCGTGGTGGTGCTGACCTGGCTGCTGCTGAACAAGACGCGCCTGGGCCTGAACGTGCGCGCCGTCACGCAGAACCGCAACATGGCCGCCTGCTGCGGTGTGCCCACCGGGCGGGTGGACATGCTCGCCTTTGGCCTGGGTTCGGGCATCGCCGGGCTGGGCGGCGTCGCCCTGAGCCAGATCGGCAACGTCGGCCCGGACCTGGGCCAGAGCTACATCATCGACTCGTTCCTGGTGGTGGTGCTGGGCGGTGTGGGCCAGCTCGCCGGCAGCGTCACGGCGGCCTTCGGCCTGGGTATCGCCAACAAGATTCTCGAACCGCAGATCGGCGCCGTGCTCGGCAAGATCCTGATCCTCGCGCTGATCATTCTGTTTATCCAGAAACGCCCGCAAGGACTCTTCGCACTGAAAGGACGGGTGATCGACTGA